Proteins encoded within one genomic window of Procambarus clarkii isolate CNS0578487 chromosome 31, FALCON_Pclarkii_2.0, whole genome shotgun sequence:
- the LOC123758620 gene encoding uncharacterized protein isoform X5, whose amino-acid sequence MSELKPMEDDLTPLTQDTVAEEDDNLSDMGSHTGSERDAMSEAGSETPSISDKSSHRNSRSASNTPTNTRSTRSRDNPEFAAKQKSFMAKVQAATAGTESGMVRPETPGKRKRDSSSQGSAKKRKSGKVDNNGQDYQNDNYCWECHREGIFICCEMCPRVFHLKCAGIECEPEEDWACSECHAVMQAENIENRSRSMQLISVEQLCTLLKFALNRLKTMPGMVVFSQAADYIKTASNRTKVMEPFTKPVDTAEFPTYDDIVVHPVDFTSLERNIKRKFYGSTEAFSSDARWIVHNSVIFNGANSKVSSMARMLVKILKQEMSEIETCPDCYMNAHQNPKSWFTEACRSAHPLIWARLKGFPFWPAKAVKWRDGNVDVRFFGRHDRSWVPIKECFLFSEQMPTPLKNRNKTLESCLQEVNEHIVKLRERFGRFKYAPHRVQFNPTDPDQIKIMLPNYKGPIALRVRSQSRALSRLSGHSDDETSSIASTDSGASLRRRKRESGTSSATQGTETEAEIASRTSVHGDNDHMENTRLPKLEDGEVVEGRPHSQNIEQHVKREAKHEREKDSDEDDSKLNLKISPKIGDDESDEDMENCDKYPGGNYDDENSDDDNSSIMNGKSLHPHTMNDQSDDDDDDENYTDEYPSNRKRFAANREKDGSIDEVESQEQSGDEGGDRARDTRDNDSRARVQQLGNHTQSTEGGEMHDEDDTLDSEADTKFDTCKNVRESASESQSLGEDEKVPVKMTSELVLKSEDVLNPLDTHVENACRERKVNDDSDSVMTESGKDNIKRTDTNTEAKIKNNGETVNANKSIKENVESFGDKLRTKTENKNDLESNIDDKNVGNNMDDKSYLESNIDEEDEVESNIDDKDEVESNIDDKDEVESNIDDKDEVESNIDDKDEVESNIDDKDEVESNIDDKDEVESNIDDKDEVESNIDDKDEVESNIDDKDEVESNIDDKDEVESNIDDKDEVESNIDDKDEVESNIDDKDDTESNDDALELGGVKAGVLEALERECKKELSESEDSDNEEETEHKTKLTDRMESESESDKSENESNNKFSGKKMNVDESDDESEKSGDENDKNPNIKRRNRTVCGDEESDSEEEHLNRNTGSAYKNGSEEGIGCTGSDSKVAGDSVPDKEGDGSDMRSIVKERVSDEEEEQMDTESKTLETSARQVRNSVNDRVKEEVLSGEETDRKRKRVSDDTNHDEDKEESNRTSLFDAVQLMKTMGTIAITRLDGKSLDHGSNNNGVTISLAKDQHKSEDRKDGNEDRKDGNDDSNRTSPSLQRVSPSQKVSESKDMEQHISSLGCSVSVTKAVDRDRDRDKEKEKEKEKVKMPSGVDTTRLSPSISIIPMSGGSDRHRTKTTIAPSSSPSPSRTSPSVSSHAPRSSPSVIAQNPPQCSPSATQAAPPRVSSSSSSSSPQTGVGGIPPPPPLSHPQAPAASGMGSRGVFGPPPPGSQVMGMGSARGPIMTTPGMRMMGGGAPGMMVQSRMPGGPPTRHLPPEAGPLSAQLHKHSQKLAEVMRATLEDVLGGLVMTGTPEARVAALQLELERTNWRHQQELAEVRHNADVMLVEMRANLEAEKQRAVDDVKRQMEQQMMEGRRQMERQMVERLAEVRRQLEAEKQRAVEETKKKQWCANCGKEALFFCCWNTSYCDYPCQQSHWPQHMSVCGQNSDGGGGGDGGPDSVNGEASGHSSRVSTPVQNMVAAQDDVGTLTSSILAQCLIKGNRDRPRKKTRSTKSSGSSKEKDSASNASPKAPKSPKAWMDWFLEQSGAEGIKENLQVTPKTTKTKSRKSGKVTDGSRKKRKSTPCVRRKIEHILKPEEVTEEMLNRVATKPKEKTHDQENGTSCHQCRQKTSDTKTICRSGKCVGLRGFFCGPCLRTRYGEDARKALLDPDWCCPVCRGICNCSLCRKAFGQQAVGQIVQRLGKMGYNNVQQYLDSKSNKEEAESPNKTGPDKQCEGDNEAEEDSQDAEDLKEVKGEEECVT is encoded by the exons ATCACGATCTATGCAGCTGATATCCGTGGAGCAGCTTTGTACACTTCTGAAGTTTGCTCTCAACCGTCTAAAGACCATGCCAGGG ATGGTGGTATTCTCTCAGGCTGCAGATTACATCAAAACCGCAAGCAACAGGACCAAGGTG ATGGAGCCCTTTACAAAACCTGTGGACACAGCAGAATTTCCAACATACGATGATATTGTAGTTCATCCTGTAGACTTTACTTCGCTGGAGCGGAACATAAAGCGCAAGTTTTACGGATCAACAGAAGCGTTCTCTTCAGATGCTAGATGGATTGTTCACAACTCTGTAATATTTAATGGAG CCAACTCTAAGGTTTCATCGATGGCACGGATGCTGGTGAAGATCCTGAAGCAGGAGATGAGTGAAATAGAGACCTGTCCAGACTGTTACATGAACGCTCACCAGAACCCCAAAAGCTGGTTTACAGAAGCTTGT AGATCGGCTCACCCACTTATATGGGCAAGATTGAAAGGCTTTCCTTTTTGGCCAGCAAAAGCTGTTAAGTGGAGAGACGGAAATGTAGATGTCAGATTTTTCGGAAGACACGACAG ATCTTGGGTTCCCATTAAGGAATGTTTTCTCTTCTCCGAGCAAATGCCAACACCTCTTAAAAATCGCAATAAAACTTTAGAATCGTGTCTTCAAGAG GTCAACGAACACATAGTAAAGCTGAGAGAAAGATTCGGCAGGTTTAAGTATGCACCTCATCGTGTTCAGTTCAACCCCACAGATCCAGATCAAATAAAGATTATGCTTCCTAACTACAAAGGTCCTATAGCGCTTAGAGTACGCTCTCAGTCTAGGGCACTCTCCAGATTATCCGGCCACTCAG ATGACGAGACATCCTCGATTGCCTCAACTGATAGTGGGGCATCATTGAGGCGACGTAAGAGGGAGTCTGGAACCTCATCTGCAACCCAGGGAACAGAGACAGAGGCCGAGATTGCAAGTCGTACTTCTGTTCATGGAGACAACGACCATATGGAAAACACTCGTTTGCCGAAACTAGAGGATGGGGAGGTGGTGGAAGGTCGTCCCCATTCACAAAACATAGAGCAGCACGTAAAGAGAGAAGCTAagcatgagagagagaaagattcaGATGAGGATGATTCAAAATTAAATTTGAAAATTTCGCCTAAAATTGGCGATGATGAATCTGACGAGGACATGGAGAATTGTGATAAATATCCTGGTGGGAATTACGACGACGAGAATTCCGACGATGACAACTCGTCCATCATGAATGGAAAGTCTCTTCATCCTCACACAATGAATGACCAAAGTGACGATGACGACGACGATGAGAATTACACCGATGAATATCCCAGTAACAGAAAAAGATTTGCAGCGAATAGGGAGAAAGACGGTAGTATTGATGAAGTGGAGAGCCAAGAGCAAAGTGGCGATGAGGGTGGTGACAGGGCCAGGGATACAAGAGATAATGACAGTAGGGCAAGAGTGCAGCAGCTAGGTAATCATACTCAGAGTACGGAGGGGGGAGAGATGCACGATGAGGACGACACGCTAGACAGTGAGGCGGACACCAAATTTGATACTTGTAAGAATGTCAGAGAAAGTGCAAGTGAAAGCCAAAGTTTGGGAGAGGATGAGAAAGTGCCGGTGAAAATGACTTCCGAACTGGTGTTGAAAAGTGAAGACGTTTTAAATCCACTGGACACACACGTTGAAAATGCATGTAGAGAAAGGAAAGTGAATGATGACTCGGATAGTGTAATGACGGAGAGTGGAAAAGATAATATTAAAAGAACAGATACTAATACAGAAGCTAAAATTAAGAATAATGGTGAAACTGTAAATGCAAATAAAAGTATCAAAGAAAATGTTGAATCATTTGGAGATAAGTTAAGAACAAAAACTGAGAATAAAAATGATTTAGAAAGTAATATCGATGATAAAAATGTAGGAAATAATATGGATGATAAAAGTTATTTAGAAAGTAATATTGATGAAGAGGATGAGGTCGAAAGTAATATCGATGATAAAGATGAAGTCGAAAGTAATATCGATGATAAAGATGAGGTAGAAAGTAATATTGATGATAAAGATGAGGTAGAAAGTAATATCGATGATAAAGATGAAGTAGAAAGTAATATCGATGATAAAGATGAGGTGGAAAGTAATATCGATGATAAAGATGAGGTAGAAAGTAATATTGATGATAAAGATGAGGTAGAAAGTAATATCGATGATAAAGATGAGGTAGAAAGTAATATCGATGATAAAGATGAGGTAGAAAGCAATATCGATGATAAAGATGAGGTAGAAAGTAATATCGATGATAAAGATGAGGTAGAAAGTAATATCGATGATAAAGATGAGGTGGAAAGTAATATCGATGATAAAGATGACACAGAAAGTAATGATGATGCATTAGAATTGGGTGGGGTCAAAGCGGGTGTTCTTGAAGCTTTAGAAAGAGAGTGCAAGAAAGAATTAAGTGAAAGTGAAGACAGTGACAATGAAGAAGAGACGGaacataaaacaaaattgacagaTAGAATGGAAAGCGAAAGCGAGTCTGATAAAAGTGAAAATGAAAGCAATAATAAGTTTAGTGGTAAGAAAATGAATGTAGATGAAAGTGATGATGAAAGTGAAAAGAGTGGAGATGAAAATGATAAAAACCCCAATATAAAACGCAGAAATAGAACAGTGTGTGGCGATGAGGAAAGTGACTCTGAAGAGGAACATTTAAATAGAAATACCGGCAGTGCTTACAAAAATGGTAGTGAAGAGGGAATAGGTTGTACTGGTAGTGACAGTAAGGTGGCGGGAGACAGTGTACCTGATAAAGAAGGGGATGGGAGTGACATGAGAAGCATTGTGAAGGAGCGGGTAAGTGacgaggaggaggaacagatggacacagagAGTAAAACGCTCGAGACAAGTGCGAGACAAGTGCGCAATAGTGTAAATGATAGGGTTAAAGAAGAAGTTTTGAGTGGTGAGGAAACTGACAGAAAAAGGAAGAGAGTGAGTGACGACACTAACCATGATGAGGACAAGGAGGAAAGCAATAGAACATCTCTCTTTGATGCTGTTCAGTTGATGAAAACTATGGGGACGATAGCAATAACGAGACTGGATGGAAAGAGTCTAGATCATGGTAGTAACAACAATGGTGTAACGATATCACTGGCTAAAGACCAACACAAATCTGAGGATAGGAAGGATGGAAATGAGGATAGGAAGGATGGAAACGATGATTCCAACCGGACTAGCCCTAGTTTGCAGAGAGTGTCTCCAAGTCAAAAAGTATCGGAAAGTAAAGACATGGAGCAGCATATATCTTCCTTagggtgtagtgtaagtgtaacaAAAGCAGTGGATAGGGATAGGGATAgagataaggaaaaggaaaaagaaaaggaaAAAGTGAAAATGCCCTCTGGTGTGGATACCACACGTCTCAGTCCATCAATATCTATCATTCCAATGTCAGGGGGAAGTGACCGCCATAGAACTAAAACTACTATTGCTCCATCCTCGTCTCCGAGTCCTAGTCGTACGTCACCATCCGTCTCATCACATGCACCGAGAAGTTCTCCATCAGTCATAGCACAAAATCCTCCTCAGTGTTCACCATCAGCTACTCAGGCTGCACCTCCAAGAGTTTCGTCGTCGTCATCAAGTAGCTCTCCTCAAACGGGTGTCGGTGgcatccccccaccaccacctctttctCATCCTCAAGCTCCTGCAGCAAGTGGCATGGGCTCCAGAGGTGTCTTTGGGCCACCACCTCCAGGTAGCCAAGTCATGGGAATGGGGAGTGCTCGTGGTCCCATCATGACGACGCCTGGCATGAGAATGATGGGTGGAGGAGCACCTGGCATGATGGTGCAATCACGTATGCCGGGTGGTCCGCCAACTAGACATCTGCCTCCAGAAGCTGGTCCATTGTCAGCCCAACTTCATAAGCACTCACAAAAGTTGGCAGAAGTCATGCGGGCCACTTTAGAGGATGTTCTAGGTGGGCTTGTCATGACAGGTACCCCTGAAGCACGAGTGGCTGCACTTCAACTTGAATTGGAGCGTACTAATTGGCGGCATCAGCAAGAATTGGCCGAGGTACGCCATAATGCAGATGTAATGCTGGTGGAAATGAGAGCCAACCTGGAAGCAGAGAAGCAACGAGCTGTAGATGACGTGAAACGTCAAATGGAACAACAGATGATGGAGGGCCGAAGACAAATGGAACGGCAGATGGTGGAGCGGCTGGCGGAAGTGCGGAGACAGTTGGAGGCAGAGAAACAGAGAGCTGTTgaagaaacaaagaaaaaacaGTGGTGTGCTAACTGTGGCAAGGAAGCATTATTTTTCTGTTGTTGGAACACCTCATATTGTGACTATCCTTGTCAG CAATCACATTGGCCCCAGCACATGTCCGTGTGTGGTCAGAATAGTGACGGTGGGGGTGGCGGTGATGGAGGGCCTGACTCGGTCAATGGTGAGGCAAGTGGACATTCTTCCAGAGTATCAACACCTGTCCAAAACATGGTTGCAGCCCAA GATGATGTGGGGACTCTAACCTCGTCCATATTAGCCCAGTGCCTCATCAAAGGAAACAGAGATCGTCCTCGGAAAAAAACCAGATCCACAAAATCTTCGGGTTCATCGAAAGAAAAAGACTCTGCTTCTAATGCCTCTCCTAAGGCTCCTAAGTCTCCCAAGGCTTGGATGGACTGGTTTTTGGAGCAAAGTGGTGCAGAAGGTATCAAAGAAAACTTGCAAGTCACTCCTAAGACTACCAAGACAAAGTCTCGTAAATCGGGCAAAGTGACAGATGGTTCCAGGAAAAAACGAAAGAGTACTCCTTGTGTCCGTAGAAAGATAGAACATATCTTAAAACCAGAAGAGGTCACAGAAGAAATGTTGAATCGTGTTGCAACTAAACCAAAGGAAAAAACACACGACCAGGAAAATGGAACTTCTTGTCACCAGTGCCGACAAAAAACATCAGATACAAAAACTATATGTAGGTCTGGGAAATGTGTAGGCTTAAGAGGGTTTTTCTGTGGCCCGTGTTTACGCACAAGGTATGGCGAAGATGCTCGTAAGGCATTACTGGACCCTGACTGGTGCTGCCCTGTGTGCAGAGGGATATGTAACTGTTCATTGTGTCGAAAGGCATTTGGGCAACAAGCAGTAGGTCAGATTGTGCAAAGACTTGGGAAAATGGGCTACAATAATGTACAGCAGTATCTAGATTCAAAGAGTAATAAAGAAGAGGCAGAAAGCCCTAATAAAACTGGTCCAGATAAACAGTGTGAGGGTGATAATGAGGCTGAGGAAGACAGCCAAGATGCTGAAGACTTGAAAGAAGTAAAGGGTGAAGAAGAGTGTGTTACTTGA
- the LOC123758620 gene encoding uncharacterized protein isoform X3, giving the protein MSELKPMEDDLTPLTQDTVAEEDDNLSDMGSHTGSERDAMSEAGSETPSISDKSSHRNSRSASNTPTNTRSTRSRDNPEFAAKQKSFMAKVQAATAGTESGMVRPETPGKRKRDSSSQGSAKKRKSGKVDNNGQDYQNDNYCWECHREGIFICCEMCPRVFHLKCAGIECEPEEDWACSECHAVMQAENIENRSRSMQLISVEQLCTLLKFALNRLKTMPGMVVFSQAADYIKTASNRTKVMEPFTKPVDTAEFPTYDDIVVHPVDFTSLERNIKRKFYGSTEAFSSDARWIVHNSVIFNGANSKVSSMARMLVKILKQEMSEIETCPDCYMNAHQNPKSWFTEACRSAHPLIWARLKGFPFWPAKAVKWRDGNVDVRFFGRHDRSWVPIKECFLFSEQMPTPLKNRNKTLESCLQEVNEHIVKLRERFGRFKYAPHRVQFNPTDPDQIKIMLPNYKGPIALRVRSQSRALSRLSGHSDDETSSIASTDSGASLRRRKRESGTSSATQGTETEAEIASRTSVHGDNDHMENTRLPKLEDGEVVEGRPHSQNIEQHVKREAKHEREKDSDEDDSKLNLKISPKIGDDESDEDMENCDKYPGGNYDDENSDDDNSSIMNGKSLHPHTMNDQSDDDDDDENYTDEYPSNRKRFAANREKDGSIDEVESQEQSGDEGGDRARDTRDNDSRARVQQLGNHTQSTEGGEMHDEDDTLDSEADTKFDTCKNVRESASESQSLGEDEKVPVKMTSELVLKSEDVLNPLDTHVENACRERKVNDDSDSVMTESGKDNIKRTDTNTEAKIKNNGETVNANKSIKENVESFGDKLRTKTENKNDLESNIDDKNVGNNMDDKSYLESNIDEEDEVESNIDDKDEVESNIDDKDEVESNIDDKDEVESNIDDKDEVESNIDDKDEVESNIDDKDEVESNIDDKDEVESNIDDKDEVESNIDDKDEVESNIDDKDEVESNIDDKDEVESNIDDKDEVESNIDDKDDTESNDDALELGGVKAGVLEALERECKKELSESEDSDNEEETEHKTKLTDRMESESESDKSENESNNKFSGKKMNVDESDDESEKSGDENDKNPNIKRRNRTVCGDEESDSEEEHLNRNTGSAYKNGSEEGIGCTGSDSKVAGDSVPDKEGDGSDMRSIVKERVSDEEEEQMDTESKTLETSARQVRNSVNDRVKEEVLSGEETDRKRKRVSDDTNHDEDKEESNRTSLFDAVQLMKTMGTIAITRLDGKSLDHGSNNNGVTISLAKDQHKSEDRKDGNEDRKDGNDDSNRTSPSLQRVSPSQKVSESKDMEQHISSLGCSVSVTKAVDRDRDRDKEKEKEKEKVKMPSGVDTTRLSPSISIIPMSGGSDRHRTKTTIAPSSSPSPSRTSPSVSSHAPRSSPSVIAQNPPQCSPSATQAAPPRVSSSSSSSSPQTGVGGIPPPPPLSHPQAPAASGMGSRGVFGPPPPGSQVMGMGSARGPIMTTPGMRMMGGGAPGMMVQSRMPGGPPTRHLPPEAGPLSAQLHKHSQKLAEVMRATLEDVLGGLVMTGTPEARVAALQLELERTNWRHQQELAEVRHNADVMLVEMRANLEAEKQRAVDDVKRQMEQQMMEGRRQMERQMVERLAEVRRQLEAEKQRAVEETKKKQWCANCGKEALFFCCWNTSYCDYPCQQSHWPQHMSVCGQNSDGGGGGDGGPDSVNGEASGHSSRVSTPVQNMVAAQQYVDDDGVAAMAEEHRRRKHREDDVGTLTSSILAQCLIKGNRDRPRKKTRSTKSSGSSKEKDSASNASPKAPKSPKAWMDWFLEQSGAEGIKENLQVTPKTTKTKSRKSGKVTDGSRKKRKSTPCVRRKIEHILKPEEVTEEMLNRVATKPKEKTHDQENGTSCHQCRQKTSDTKTICRSGKCVGLRGFFCGPCLRTRYGEDARKALLDPDWCCPVCRGICNCSLCRKAFGQQAVGQIVQRLGKMGYNNVQQYLDSKSNKEEAESPNKTGPDKQCEGDNEAEEDSQDAEDLKEVKGEEECVT; this is encoded by the exons ATCACGATCTATGCAGCTGATATCCGTGGAGCAGCTTTGTACACTTCTGAAGTTTGCTCTCAACCGTCTAAAGACCATGCCAGGG ATGGTGGTATTCTCTCAGGCTGCAGATTACATCAAAACCGCAAGCAACAGGACCAAGGTG ATGGAGCCCTTTACAAAACCTGTGGACACAGCAGAATTTCCAACATACGATGATATTGTAGTTCATCCTGTAGACTTTACTTCGCTGGAGCGGAACATAAAGCGCAAGTTTTACGGATCAACAGAAGCGTTCTCTTCAGATGCTAGATGGATTGTTCACAACTCTGTAATATTTAATGGAG CCAACTCTAAGGTTTCATCGATGGCACGGATGCTGGTGAAGATCCTGAAGCAGGAGATGAGTGAAATAGAGACCTGTCCAGACTGTTACATGAACGCTCACCAGAACCCCAAAAGCTGGTTTACAGAAGCTTGT AGATCGGCTCACCCACTTATATGGGCAAGATTGAAAGGCTTTCCTTTTTGGCCAGCAAAAGCTGTTAAGTGGAGAGACGGAAATGTAGATGTCAGATTTTTCGGAAGACACGACAG ATCTTGGGTTCCCATTAAGGAATGTTTTCTCTTCTCCGAGCAAATGCCAACACCTCTTAAAAATCGCAATAAAACTTTAGAATCGTGTCTTCAAGAG GTCAACGAACACATAGTAAAGCTGAGAGAAAGATTCGGCAGGTTTAAGTATGCACCTCATCGTGTTCAGTTCAACCCCACAGATCCAGATCAAATAAAGATTATGCTTCCTAACTACAAAGGTCCTATAGCGCTTAGAGTACGCTCTCAGTCTAGGGCACTCTCCAGATTATCCGGCCACTCAG ATGACGAGACATCCTCGATTGCCTCAACTGATAGTGGGGCATCATTGAGGCGACGTAAGAGGGAGTCTGGAACCTCATCTGCAACCCAGGGAACAGAGACAGAGGCCGAGATTGCAAGTCGTACTTCTGTTCATGGAGACAACGACCATATGGAAAACACTCGTTTGCCGAAACTAGAGGATGGGGAGGTGGTGGAAGGTCGTCCCCATTCACAAAACATAGAGCAGCACGTAAAGAGAGAAGCTAagcatgagagagagaaagattcaGATGAGGATGATTCAAAATTAAATTTGAAAATTTCGCCTAAAATTGGCGATGATGAATCTGACGAGGACATGGAGAATTGTGATAAATATCCTGGTGGGAATTACGACGACGAGAATTCCGACGATGACAACTCGTCCATCATGAATGGAAAGTCTCTTCATCCTCACACAATGAATGACCAAAGTGACGATGACGACGACGATGAGAATTACACCGATGAATATCCCAGTAACAGAAAAAGATTTGCAGCGAATAGGGAGAAAGACGGTAGTATTGATGAAGTGGAGAGCCAAGAGCAAAGTGGCGATGAGGGTGGTGACAGGGCCAGGGATACAAGAGATAATGACAGTAGGGCAAGAGTGCAGCAGCTAGGTAATCATACTCAGAGTACGGAGGGGGGAGAGATGCACGATGAGGACGACACGCTAGACAGTGAGGCGGACACCAAATTTGATACTTGTAAGAATGTCAGAGAAAGTGCAAGTGAAAGCCAAAGTTTGGGAGAGGATGAGAAAGTGCCGGTGAAAATGACTTCCGAACTGGTGTTGAAAAGTGAAGACGTTTTAAATCCACTGGACACACACGTTGAAAATGCATGTAGAGAAAGGAAAGTGAATGATGACTCGGATAGTGTAATGACGGAGAGTGGAAAAGATAATATTAAAAGAACAGATACTAATACAGAAGCTAAAATTAAGAATAATGGTGAAACTGTAAATGCAAATAAAAGTATCAAAGAAAATGTTGAATCATTTGGAGATAAGTTAAGAACAAAAACTGAGAATAAAAATGATTTAGAAAGTAATATCGATGATAAAAATGTAGGAAATAATATGGATGATAAAAGTTATTTAGAAAGTAATATTGATGAAGAGGATGAGGTCGAAAGTAATATCGATGATAAAGATGAAGTCGAAAGTAATATCGATGATAAAGATGAGGTAGAAAGTAATATTGATGATAAAGATGAGGTAGAAAGTAATATCGATGATAAAGATGAAGTAGAAAGTAATATCGATGATAAAGATGAGGTGGAAAGTAATATCGATGATAAAGATGAGGTAGAAAGTAATATTGATGATAAAGATGAGGTAGAAAGTAATATCGATGATAAAGATGAGGTAGAAAGTAATATCGATGATAAAGATGAGGTAGAAAGCAATATCGATGATAAAGATGAGGTAGAAAGTAATATCGATGATAAAGATGAGGTAGAAAGTAATATCGATGATAAAGATGAGGTGGAAAGTAATATCGATGATAAAGATGACACAGAAAGTAATGATGATGCATTAGAATTGGGTGGGGTCAAAGCGGGTGTTCTTGAAGCTTTAGAAAGAGAGTGCAAGAAAGAATTAAGTGAAAGTGAAGACAGTGACAATGAAGAAGAGACGGaacataaaacaaaattgacagaTAGAATGGAAAGCGAAAGCGAGTCTGATAAAAGTGAAAATGAAAGCAATAATAAGTTTAGTGGTAAGAAAATGAATGTAGATGAAAGTGATGATGAAAGTGAAAAGAGTGGAGATGAAAATGATAAAAACCCCAATATAAAACGCAGAAATAGAACAGTGTGTGGCGATGAGGAAAGTGACTCTGAAGAGGAACATTTAAATAGAAATACCGGCAGTGCTTACAAAAATGGTAGTGAAGAGGGAATAGGTTGTACTGGTAGTGACAGTAAGGTGGCGGGAGACAGTGTACCTGATAAAGAAGGGGATGGGAGTGACATGAGAAGCATTGTGAAGGAGCGGGTAAGTGacgaggaggaggaacagatggacacagagAGTAAAACGCTCGAGACAAGTGCGAGACAAGTGCGCAATAGTGTAAATGATAGGGTTAAAGAAGAAGTTTTGAGTGGTGAGGAAACTGACAGAAAAAGGAAGAGAGTGAGTGACGACACTAACCATGATGAGGACAAGGAGGAAAGCAATAGAACATCTCTCTTTGATGCTGTTCAGTTGATGAAAACTATGGGGACGATAGCAATAACGAGACTGGATGGAAAGAGTCTAGATCATGGTAGTAACAACAATGGTGTAACGATATCACTGGCTAAAGACCAACACAAATCTGAGGATAGGAAGGATGGAAATGAGGATAGGAAGGATGGAAACGATGATTCCAACCGGACTAGCCCTAGTTTGCAGAGAGTGTCTCCAAGTCAAAAAGTATCGGAAAGTAAAGACATGGAGCAGCATATATCTTCCTTagggtgtagtgtaagtgtaacaAAAGCAGTGGATAGGGATAGGGATAgagataaggaaaaggaaaaagaaaaggaaAAAGTGAAAATGCCCTCTGGTGTGGATACCACACGTCTCAGTCCATCAATATCTATCATTCCAATGTCAGGGGGAAGTGACCGCCATAGAACTAAAACTACTATTGCTCCATCCTCGTCTCCGAGTCCTAGTCGTACGTCACCATCCGTCTCATCACATGCACCGAGAAGTTCTCCATCAGTCATAGCACAAAATCCTCCTCAGTGTTCACCATCAGCTACTCAGGCTGCACCTCCAAGAGTTTCGTCGTCGTCATCAAGTAGCTCTCCTCAAACGGGTGTCGGTGgcatccccccaccaccacctctttctCATCCTCAAGCTCCTGCAGCAAGTGGCATGGGCTCCAGAGGTGTCTTTGGGCCACCACCTCCAGGTAGCCAAGTCATGGGAATGGGGAGTGCTCGTGGTCCCATCATGACGACGCCTGGCATGAGAATGATGGGTGGAGGAGCACCTGGCATGATGGTGCAATCACGTATGCCGGGTGGTCCGCCAACTAGACATCTGCCTCCAGAAGCTGGTCCATTGTCAGCCCAACTTCATAAGCACTCACAAAAGTTGGCAGAAGTCATGCGGGCCACTTTAGAGGATGTTCTAGGTGGGCTTGTCATGACAGGTACCCCTGAAGCACGAGTGGCTGCACTTCAACTTGAATTGGAGCGTACTAATTGGCGGCATCAGCAAGAATTGGCCGAGGTACGCCATAATGCAGATGTAATGCTGGTGGAAATGAGAGCCAACCTGGAAGCAGAGAAGCAACGAGCTGTAGATGACGTGAAACGTCAAATGGAACAACAGATGATGGAGGGCCGAAGACAAATGGAACGGCAGATGGTGGAGCGGCTGGCGGAAGTGCGGAGACAGTTGGAGGCAGAGAAACAGAGAGCTGTTgaagaaacaaagaaaaaacaGTGGTGTGCTAACTGTGGCAAGGAAGCATTATTTTTCTGTTGTTGGAACACCTCATATTGTGACTATCCTTGTCAG CAATCACATTGGCCCCAGCACATGTCCGTGTGTGGTCAGAATAGTGACGGTGGGGGTGGCGGTGATGGAGGGCCTGACTCGGTCAATGGTGAGGCAAGTGGACATTCTTCCAGAGTATCAACACCTGTCCAAAACATGGTTGCAGCCCAA CAGTATGTAGATGACGATGGGGTGGCAGCCATGGCAGAGGAGCATCGTCGTCGCAAACATCGTGAG GATGATGTGGGGACTCTAACCTCGTCCATATTAGCCCAGTGCCTCATCAAAGGAAACAGAGATCGTCCTCGGAAAAAAACCAGATCCACAAAATCTTCGGGTTCATCGAAAGAAAAAGACTCTGCTTCTAATGCCTCTCCTAAGGCTCCTAAGTCTCCCAAGGCTTGGATGGACTGGTTTTTGGAGCAAAGTGGTGCAGAAGGTATCAAAGAAAACTTGCAAGTCACTCCTAAGACTACCAAGACAAAGTCTCGTAAATCGGGCAAAGTGACAGATGGTTCCAGGAAAAAACGAAAGAGTACTCCTTGTGTCCGTAGAAAGATAGAACATATCTTAAAACCAGAAGAGGTCACAGAAGAAATGTTGAATCGTGTTGCAACTAAACCAAAGGAAAAAACACACGACCAGGAAAATGGAACTTCTTGTCACCAGTGCCGACAAAAAACATCAGATACAAAAACTATATGTAGGTCTGGGAAATGTGTAGGCTTAAGAGGGTTTTTCTGTGGCCCGTGTTTACGCACAAGGTATGGCGAAGATGCTCGTAAGGCATTACTGGACCCTGACTGGTGCTGCCCTGTGTGCAGAGGGATATGTAACTGTTCATTGTGTCGAAAGGCATTTGGGCAACAAGCAGTAGGTCAGATTGTGCAAAGACTTGGGAAAATGGGCTACAATAATGTACAGCAGTATCTAGATTCAAAGAGTAATAAAGAAGAGGCAGAAAGCCCTAATAAAACTGGTCCAGATAAACAGTGTGAGGGTGATAATGAGGCTGAGGAAGACAGCCAAGATGCTGAAGACTTGAAAGAAGTAAAGGGTGAAGAAGAGTGTGTTACTTGA